From one Amycolatopsis sp. FDAARGOS 1241 genomic stretch:
- a CDS encoding bifunctional polysaccharide deacetylase/glycosyltransferase family 2 protein: MATGRHRPRRGAPAPRAHWFLLIVVLAAVVGLLGLHAVVLGEFSSDENAPQTTASGVPTEVRTGGSLIDARTGSPDVRRPQDKTLALTFDDGPDPTWTPAILAVLDRYHVKATFFVTGAHAAEYPGLVRDIAAHGHDIGNHTATHVDLRSVGELRTQLELRFTDLAVAGAAGVSPALVRPPYSATPASIDDPAWTSIQRIGADGKIAVLSDTDSEDWQRPGVASIVANATPKDDRGTVLLMHDAGGDRSQTVAALERLIPALQAKGWRLGPVSAAVGLGSAGAPAGFGQRAAGWLLIGAVQASGVVASSLIVLLIVASVLAALRTLVTLITTAVHVRRRRSMRLRAVTAAVTVIVPAYNERAGIEATIRSVLASDHRVVVIVVDDGSTDGTAELVEKYVGRRVRLIRQANAGKAAALNTGIAAAPTELVVLVDGDTVLEPGTVRTLVQHFADPDVGAVSGNAKVGNRRGLLGQWQHIEYVIGFNLDRRFYDVLQCMPTVPGAIGAFRRSAVLRLGGIPVDTLAEDTDLTMAMERAGWRVVYEQEARAWTEAPATLGQLWKQRYRWCYGTLQAVWKHRRAVFERGAAGRLGRRGLPYLLLFQVLLPVLAPLVDAAALFGILTSDALTVCAYWLVFLVLQAIPAVIAFRLDGERLRSLLLLPLQQFVYRQLMYLVVVQSVVTAIAGAQLPWQKLQRTGLAANPAKGGS; this comes from the coding sequence ATGGCCACCGGCCGCCACCGGCCCCGGAGAGGCGCTCCGGCCCCGCGTGCGCACTGGTTCCTGCTGATCGTGGTGCTGGCGGCCGTCGTCGGCCTGCTCGGGCTGCACGCCGTGGTTCTGGGTGAGTTCTCCAGTGATGAGAACGCGCCCCAGACCACCGCATCAGGAGTGCCCACCGAGGTGCGGACCGGTGGGTCCCTGATCGACGCCCGCACCGGCTCGCCGGACGTACGGCGCCCGCAGGACAAGACCCTGGCCCTCACCTTCGACGACGGGCCCGACCCGACCTGGACCCCGGCGATCCTCGCCGTGCTCGACCGCTACCACGTCAAGGCCACGTTCTTCGTCACGGGCGCGCATGCGGCGGAGTACCCGGGGCTGGTGCGCGACATCGCGGCCCACGGCCACGACATCGGCAACCACACGGCCACCCACGTCGATCTCCGTTCGGTGGGCGAGCTGCGCACGCAGCTCGAACTGCGCTTCACCGATCTCGCCGTGGCAGGCGCGGCAGGAGTGTCCCCGGCGCTGGTCCGGCCGCCGTACTCCGCCACCCCCGCATCGATCGACGATCCGGCCTGGACCTCGATCCAGCGGATCGGCGCCGACGGCAAGATCGCCGTGCTCTCCGACACCGACTCCGAAGACTGGCAACGGCCCGGGGTCGCCTCGATCGTGGCGAACGCGACCCCGAAGGACGATCGGGGAACCGTCCTGCTGATGCACGACGCGGGTGGTGACCGTTCGCAGACGGTGGCGGCGCTGGAGCGGTTGATCCCGGCGTTGCAGGCCAAGGGGTGGCGGCTGGGTCCGGTGAGCGCCGCCGTCGGGCTCGGCTCGGCCGGCGCCCCCGCCGGGTTCGGCCAACGGGCGGCCGGCTGGCTGCTGATCGGGGCCGTGCAGGCCAGCGGCGTGGTCGCGAGCTCGCTGATCGTGCTGCTGATCGTCGCCAGCGTGCTCGCCGCGTTGCGCACCTTGGTCACGCTGATCACCACCGCGGTGCACGTGCGGCGGCGACGGTCGATGCGGCTGCGCGCCGTCACCGCTGCGGTCACGGTCATCGTTCCCGCCTACAACGAGCGCGCCGGGATCGAGGCCACGATCCGTTCGGTCCTGGCTTCCGACCACCGCGTCGTGGTGATCGTCGTCGACGACGGATCGACCGACGGCACCGCCGAACTCGTCGAGAAGTACGTGGGCCGGCGCGTCCGGTTGATCCGGCAGGCGAACGCGGGGAAGGCCGCGGCGCTCAACACCGGCATCGCCGCGGCGCCCACCGAGCTCGTGGTGCTCGTCGACGGCGACACGGTGCTGGAACCCGGTACCGTGCGCACTTTGGTCCAGCACTTCGCCGACCCCGACGTCGGGGCGGTGTCCGGCAACGCGAAGGTCGGCAACCGCCGTGGCCTGCTCGGGCAGTGGCAGCACATCGAGTACGTGATCGGTTTCAACCTCGACCGCCGGTTCTACGACGTCCTGCAGTGCATGCCGACCGTGCCGGGTGCGATCGGCGCCTTCCGCCGGTCCGCGGTGCTGCGGCTCGGCGGCATTCCCGTCGACACGCTGGCCGAAGACACGGATCTGACCATGGCCATGGAACGCGCCGGCTGGCGGGTCGTCTACGAGCAGGAAGCACGCGCCTGGACCGAAGCGCCGGCCACGCTCGGCCAGCTGTGGAAGCAGCGGTACCGGTGGTGCTACGGCACTCTGCAGGCCGTGTGGAAGCACCGCCGCGCCGTGTTCGAACGTGGCGCCGCCGGCCGCCTCGGCCGGCGTGGCTTGCCGTACCTGCTGCTGTTCCAGGTGCTGCTTCCGGTCCTGGCGCCGCTCGTCGACGCCGCGGCGCTCTTCGGGATCCTCACCAGCGACGCGCTCACGGTGTGCGCGTACTGGCTGGTTTTCCTGGTGCTGCAAGCGATTCCCGCGGTGATCGCCTTCCGGCTCGACGGTGAGCGGCTGCGTTCGCTGCTCCTGCTCCCGTTGCAGCAGTTCGTGTACCGGCAGCTGATGTACCTCGTTGTCGTGCAGTCAGTGGTGACCGCGATCGCGGGGGCGCAGCTGCCGTGGCAGAAGCTTCAGCGCACCGGCCTCGCCGCGAACCCCGCAAAGGGCGGCTCGTAG
- a CDS encoding choice-of-anchor P family protein has product MRSALLRGRTLAVAAPALALLAAAPAAVAADAPAGSAYGASASVSLLAGVLGDKGISVETGKISPSNTDGPTSASVVDAPLKGLVTAKAITSSAKRGDPDVTAKAAIVDAKLPVLAPLAGSTPKARVISSECTSTPDGIKASSELAGLDLGRIGKLPVGTAPNQKIGVPGVVQVIVNEQIKHEDGSVTVNALHIKLLDGKATGALGSGDIVLASSTCAKVAATTTPGTPSTPTAPAKPPAEGPGQVSVIPAGAPETGDGSLAAVTVQ; this is encoded by the coding sequence ATGCGTTCTGCCCTGCTGCGCGGACGGACCCTCGCGGTCGCTGCCCCCGCTCTCGCCCTCCTCGCCGCCGCCCCGGCCGCGGTCGCCGCCGACGCGCCCGCGGGGTCGGCCTACGGCGCTTCCGCTTCGGTCTCGCTGCTGGCGGGAGTGCTGGGGGACAAGGGGATCTCGGTGGAGACGGGCAAGATCTCGCCGTCGAACACGGACGGGCCCACGTCCGCGTCGGTGGTCGACGCGCCGCTCAAGGGCCTGGTCACGGCGAAGGCGATCACCAGCTCGGCCAAGCGGGGTGACCCGGACGTCACAGCGAAGGCCGCGATCGTCGACGCCAAGCTGCCCGTGCTCGCCCCGCTCGCGGGCTCGACGCCGAAGGCACGCGTGATCAGCTCCGAGTGCACGTCGACGCCCGACGGCATCAAGGCGTCGTCCGAGCTCGCCGGCCTCGACCTCGGCCGCATCGGCAAGCTGCCCGTGGGCACCGCGCCCAACCAGAAGATCGGTGTGCCCGGCGTGGTGCAGGTGATCGTCAACGAGCAGATCAAGCACGAGGACGGCAGCGTCACCGTCAACGCGCTGCACATCAAGCTCCTCGACGGCAAGGCCACTGGTGCGCTGGGCAGCGGCGACATCGTGCTCGCCTCCTCGACCTGCGCGAAGGTCGCCGCCACGACGACGCCGGGCACCCCGAGCACGCCCACCGCGCCCGCCAAGCCGCCCGCCGAAGGCCCCGGCCAGGTCTCGGTCATCCCGGCCGGTGCGCCGGAGACCGGTGACGGCTCGCTCGCCGCGGTGACCGTTCAGTGA
- a CDS encoding dienelactone hydrolase family protein — MRFTSGQRLDDSVLEREFTLGEIPGILWTPGSASAPAPLILLGHPGGLRKMYPRLVARARHCAAEGYAAATIELPGSGDRPRSAAAEEARADLRRVLEAGEPVDDGIIDRLVLPLVEKAVPEWRAAVDALLTLPEIGGPVGYAGGVIAIGIRLAVVEPRISAAVLFAGSFVPRSMLEEARQVKIPLHVLLQWDDEGNDRQRALHVFDAFGSREKTLHANLGGHTGVPQFEGEDGNRFFARHLK; from the coding sequence ATGCGGTTCACTTCCGGACAACGCCTCGACGACAGTGTCCTCGAGCGCGAATTCACCCTCGGCGAGATCCCCGGCATCCTGTGGACGCCCGGATCCGCATCCGCACCGGCCCCGCTGATCCTGCTCGGCCACCCCGGCGGACTGCGCAAGATGTACCCCCGGCTGGTGGCCAGGGCCCGGCACTGCGCGGCGGAGGGCTACGCCGCGGCCACCATCGAGCTCCCCGGGAGCGGTGACCGGCCCCGGTCCGCCGCCGCCGAGGAGGCCCGCGCCGACCTGCGCCGCGTGCTGGAGGCCGGCGAGCCGGTCGACGACGGCATCATCGACCGACTGGTCCTTCCGCTGGTCGAAAAGGCGGTCCCGGAATGGCGGGCCGCCGTGGACGCGCTCCTCACGCTCCCCGAGATCGGTGGACCGGTCGGGTATGCGGGAGGGGTGATCGCCATCGGTATCCGGCTGGCGGTGGTCGAGCCGCGCATCTCGGCCGCCGTGCTGTTCGCCGGGAGTTTCGTGCCCCGCTCCATGCTCGAGGAGGCCCGGCAGGTCAAAATTCCGCTGCACGTCCTGCTGCAGTGGGACGACGAAGGAAACGACCGGCAGCGGGCCCTGCACGTGTTCGACGCCTTCGGCTCCCGGGAGAAGACGCTGCACGCCAACCTGGGCGGGCACACCGGCGTCCCGCAGTTCGAGGGGGAGGACGGGAACCGGTTCTTCGCCCGGCACCTGAAGTGA
- a CDS encoding FAD-binding oxidoreductase, whose translation MLIDDLQAVLPGEVLVRDPDVLRGFAHDEAEWAPWALPEVLVRPRSAEHVQQTVKVCLKHGTPLVTRGAGTGLSGGANAVAGCVVLVTDRMTAIKEIDPVVRLAVVEPGVVNDDLRAACAEHGLWYPPDPASSPWSTIGGNVATNAGGVCCVKYGVTRDYVLGLQVVTGTGELVRLGRRTAKGVAGYDLAGLMVGSEGTLGVITEITVRLKAQRAAEATVAGYFDSTVAAGQAAAAIVAAGVVPSALELVDRHCLEAVDDWKNMGLSADAEVVLLGRSDAPGAAREHETAVMLECFEKAGATWAAQSTDQEEADALFAARRLAYPALERLGPLLTEDVCVPTHLVPEMLARIELAAKRHNTLIANIAHIGDGNLHPLLSTPLGDEDARRRAQAAFDDIVADALALGGTVTGEHGVGLLKRPGLENELGPAVLAMHRAVKNALDPHGILNPGKVIAFHSVE comes from the coding sequence ATGCTGATCGACGACCTGCAAGCCGTACTGCCGGGAGAGGTCCTCGTCCGCGATCCCGACGTGCTGCGCGGCTTCGCCCACGACGAGGCCGAGTGGGCGCCCTGGGCACTGCCCGAGGTCCTCGTCCGGCCACGGTCGGCCGAACACGTTCAGCAGACCGTCAAGGTCTGCCTCAAGCACGGCACCCCGCTGGTCACGCGCGGAGCCGGAACCGGGTTGTCCGGTGGCGCGAACGCGGTGGCGGGCTGCGTCGTGCTCGTCACCGACCGCATGACGGCGATCAAGGAGATCGACCCCGTCGTGCGGCTCGCGGTCGTCGAACCCGGGGTCGTCAACGACGACCTGCGCGCCGCGTGCGCCGAGCACGGCCTCTGGTACCCGCCCGACCCGGCGAGCTCCCCGTGGTCGACGATCGGCGGCAACGTGGCCACCAACGCGGGCGGCGTGTGCTGCGTGAAGTACGGCGTGACCCGCGATTACGTGCTCGGGCTGCAGGTCGTCACGGGCACGGGGGAGCTCGTGCGCCTCGGCCGCCGCACTGCGAAGGGCGTGGCGGGCTACGACCTCGCCGGGCTCATGGTCGGCTCCGAGGGCACGCTCGGCGTGATCACCGAGATCACCGTGCGGCTGAAGGCGCAGCGCGCGGCCGAAGCCACCGTCGCCGGCTACTTCGACTCCACCGTCGCCGCGGGGCAGGCGGCCGCCGCGATCGTCGCCGCCGGCGTGGTGCCCTCGGCGCTGGAGCTCGTCGACCGCCACTGCCTCGAGGCCGTGGACGACTGGAAGAACATGGGGTTGTCGGCCGACGCGGAGGTCGTGCTGCTGGGCCGAAGCGACGCGCCGGGCGCGGCGCGGGAGCACGAGACGGCCGTGATGCTCGAGTGCTTCGAGAAGGCCGGCGCCACCTGGGCGGCGCAGTCGACGGACCAGGAGGAGGCCGACGCGCTGTTCGCCGCCCGGCGCCTCGCGTACCCGGCGCTGGAGCGGCTCGGCCCGCTGCTCACCGAAGACGTCTGCGTGCCCACGCATCTCGTGCCCGAGATGCTCGCCCGCATCGAGCTCGCGGCCAAGCGCCACAACACCCTGATCGCGAACATCGCGCACATCGGCGACGGCAACCTCCACCCGCTGCTGAGCACGCCGCTGGGCGACGAGGACGCGCGGCGGCGCGCGCAGGCCGCGTTCGACGACATCGTGGCCGACGCGCTCGCGCTCGGCGGCACCGTCACGGGTGAGCACGGCGTCGGGCTGCTGAAGCGGCCGGGCCTGGAAAA
- the rlmN gene encoding 23S rRNA (adenine(2503)-C(2))-methyltransferase RlmN, which produces MTALPLVFDAPKRGLPPRHLADLSSAERAEAVVGLGEKAFRAKQLSNHYFSRLTVDPADMTDIPAASRERLVAELMPPLLTEVRALSADAGATRKTLWRAHDGTLLESVLMRYPDRATLCISSQAGCGMACPFCATGQGGLDRNLSTAEIVDQVRSAAAVMRDGAMPGGPGRLSNIVFMGMGEPLANYKRVVAAVRRITEPAPSGLGISQRSVTVSTVGLAPAIRKLADEKMQVRLAVSLHTPDDELRDTLVPVNNRWSVDEVLSAARYYADTSGRRVSIEYALIRDINDQPWRAELLARRLRKHLGQLVHVNVIPLNPTPGSKWDASPKPVEREFVRLVNAGGVACTVRDTRGQDIAAACGQLAAEG; this is translated from the coding sequence ATGACTGCGCTCCCCCTTGTTTTCGACGCGCCCAAGCGCGGCCTGCCGCCGCGCCACCTCGCCGACCTCTCGTCCGCCGAGCGTGCCGAGGCCGTGGTCGGACTGGGGGAGAAGGCGTTCCGCGCCAAGCAGTTGTCGAACCACTACTTCTCGCGGCTGACCGTCGACCCGGCGGACATGACCGACATCCCGGCCGCGTCGCGCGAGCGGCTCGTCGCGGAGCTGATGCCGCCGCTGCTCACCGAGGTCCGCGCGCTGTCGGCTGACGCCGGGGCCACGCGCAAAACGCTGTGGCGCGCCCACGACGGCACGCTGCTCGAAAGCGTGCTCATGCGCTACCCGGATCGCGCGACGCTGTGCATTTCGAGCCAGGCCGGTTGCGGCATGGCGTGCCCGTTCTGCGCCACCGGCCAGGGCGGTCTCGACCGCAACCTGTCGACGGCCGAGATCGTGGACCAGGTCCGCTCGGCCGCCGCGGTCATGCGCGACGGCGCGATGCCCGGTGGTCCCGGACGCCTGTCGAACATCGTGTTCATGGGCATGGGCGAACCACTGGCGAACTACAAGCGCGTGGTGGCGGCGGTTCGGCGGATCACGGAGCCGGCTCCGTCGGGTCTGGGGATTTCGCAGCGTTCGGTGACGGTGTCGACCGTGGGTCTGGCGCCGGCGATCCGGAAGCTGGCGGACGAGAAGATGCAGGTGCGGCTGGCTGTCTCGCTGCACACGCCGGACGACGAGTTGCGGGACACGCTGGTGCCGGTGAACAACCGGTGGTCGGTCGACGAGGTGCTCTCGGCTGCGCGGTACTACGCGGACACGTCGGGCCGGCGGGTGTCGATCGAGTACGCGTTGATCCGGGACATCAACGACCAGCCGTGGCGGGCGGAGCTGCTGGCCCGTCGCCTGCGCAAGCACCTGGGCCAGCTGGTGCACGTGAACGTGATCCCGCTGAACCCGACGCCGGGTTCGAAGTGGGACGCCTCCCCGAAGCCCGTCGAGCGCGAGTTCGTGCGCCTGGTCAACGCGGGTGGCGTTGCGTGCACCGTGCGCGACACCCGTGGTCAGGACATCGCCGCCGCGTGCGGCCAGCTGGCCGCCGAGGGCTGA
- a CDS encoding class F sortase, with amino-acid sequence MTRRRFGLFGLLLALVANFALIGCGSPTPAQQPTAPASSAAPAVGLVRSVPVSLDVPSIDAHSSLVPLGLNPDKTVQVPPVTEPLQAGWYSNSPTPGQVGPAVVLGHIDGNHQKGIFWRLHEVKKGDQVVIGRQDGSKATFTVTKVDQIAKKSFPTEAVYGNTTDPQIRLITCGGAFDAAAHSYLDNIIVYGTLNT; translated from the coding sequence GTGACCCGTCGCCGGTTCGGACTCTTCGGGCTGCTGCTGGCCCTCGTCGCGAACTTCGCGCTGATCGGCTGCGGTTCGCCGACGCCGGCGCAGCAGCCGACCGCGCCCGCGAGCTCCGCCGCGCCCGCCGTCGGGCTGGTGCGCTCGGTGCCGGTCTCGCTCGACGTGCCGAGCATCGACGCCCACTCGTCGCTGGTCCCCCTCGGCCTCAACCCCGACAAGACCGTGCAGGTCCCGCCGGTGACCGAGCCGCTGCAGGCCGGCTGGTACTCCAACAGCCCGACGCCCGGGCAGGTCGGCCCGGCCGTGGTGCTCGGCCACATCGACGGCAACCACCAGAAGGGCATCTTCTGGCGGCTGCACGAGGTGAAGAAAGGCGACCAGGTCGTGATCGGCAGGCAGGACGGGTCGAAGGCCACGTTCACCGTCACGAAGGTCGACCAGATCGCCAAGAAGTCGTTCCCGACGGAAGCGGTGTACGGCAACACGACCGACCCGCAGATCCGCCTCATCACGTGCGGCGGGGCGTTCGACGCCGCCGCGCACAGCTACCTCGACAACATCATCGTCTACGGCACGCTCAACACCTGA
- a CDS encoding HAD-IC family P-type ATPase, which translates to MVGRVSPEHKVILADTLKKKGDVVAMTGDGVNDAPAIKAADLGIAMGSGTDVAKNASRMILSDDNFATIVFAVEQGRKIYDNLTKYIRFVLVLLVVFVLTFLGASLFNIAAGEPFSPAQVLWIHFIVNAPFGFALGFDRETPGLMNLRPRPRGASVLTLPVFVTVGLSGLAITVGLLLLLSFGRSHYGSAEIATTIAFTAFALCLIVAAVECRSEPGTAFTTATFDSKQMNWAMLGEFVLAVLVIKMDVFNKLLGTTDLDLFQFFWALVPALALLLLWEAGKLLARTAK; encoded by the coding sequence GTGGTCGGCCGCGTGTCGCCCGAGCACAAGGTGATCCTCGCCGACACGCTCAAGAAGAAGGGCGACGTCGTCGCCATGACCGGCGACGGCGTCAACGACGCGCCCGCCATCAAAGCGGCCGACCTCGGGATCGCGATGGGCAGCGGCACCGACGTCGCGAAGAACGCCAGCCGGATGATCCTCTCCGACGACAACTTCGCGACGATCGTGTTCGCCGTCGAACAGGGCCGCAAGATCTACGACAACCTCACCAAGTACATCCGTTTCGTCCTGGTGCTGCTGGTCGTGTTCGTCCTGACCTTCCTGGGCGCCAGCCTGTTCAACATCGCCGCGGGCGAACCGTTCTCGCCCGCGCAGGTGCTGTGGATCCACTTCATCGTCAACGCGCCCTTCGGCTTCGCGCTCGGCTTCGACCGCGAAACGCCGGGCCTGATGAACCTCCGGCCGCGGCCGCGGGGCGCGTCCGTGCTCACGCTGCCGGTGTTCGTCACCGTCGGGCTCTCCGGGCTCGCGATCACCGTCGGCCTGCTCCTGCTGCTGTCGTTCGGCCGGTCGCACTACGGCAGCGCGGAGATCGCCACCACGATCGCCTTCACGGCCTTCGCCCTGTGCCTGATCGTCGCCGCGGTCGAGTGCCGCAGCGAACCGGGCACCGCGTTCACCACCGCCACGTTCGACAGCAAGCAGATGAACTGGGCGATGCTGGGCGAGTTCGTGCTCGCGGTGCTGGTCATCAAGATGGACGTGTTCAACAAGCTGCTGGGCACCACGGACCTCGACCTGTTCCAGTTCTTCTGGGCGCTGGTGCCGGCGCTCGCGCTGTTGCTGCTGTGGGAGGCGGGCAAACTCCTCGCTCGCACCGCGAAGTGA